Proteins from a single region of Trichoderma asperellum chromosome 3, complete sequence:
- the LAD1 gene encoding L-arabinitol 4-dehydrogenase: MSPSAVDDAPKAGGAAISLKPNIGVFTNPKHDLWISEAEPSVDAVKSGADLKPGEVTIAVRSTGICGSDVHFWHAGCIGPMIVEDDHILGHESAGEVIAVHPSVTSLQVGDRVAIEPNIICNACEPCLTGRYNGCEKVEFLSTPPVPGLLRRYVNHPAVWCHKIGNMSYENGALLEPLSVALAGMQRAKIQLGDPVLICGAGPIGLVSMLCCAAAGACPLVITDISESRLAFAKEVCPRVTTHKIEIGKSAEETAKGIVEAFGGIEPAVTMECTGVESSIAAAIYASKFGGKVFIIGVGKNEINIPFMRASVREVDIQLQYRYSNTWPRAIRLIESGVLDLSKFVTHRFTLEDAVKAFETSANPKSGAIKVMIQSLD, encoded by the exons ATGTCACCTTCTGCCGTTGATGACGCTCCCAAAGCCGGAGGGGCAGCCATCTCGCTGAAGCCTAACATTGGCGTTTTCACAAACCCCAAGCACGACCTCTGGATAAGCGAAGCTGAACCCAGCGTCGATGCTGTCAAATCTGGAGCTGATCTGAAGCCCGGCGAGGTTACCATCGCCGTCCGCAGCACCGGCATATGCGG ATCTGACGTTCACTTCTGGCACGCTGGCTGCATTGGGCCTATGATTGTAGAGGATGATCACATCCTTGGCCACGAATCAGCTGGTGAAGTTATCGCCGTCCACCCCAGTGTCACAAGCCTCCAAGTTGGCGACCGCGTTGCTATTGAGCCCAATATCATCTGCAACGCCTGCGAGCCTTGCTTAACGGGTCGCTACAACGGCTGCGAAAAGGTCGAGTTCCTGTCTACGCCGCCGGTGCCGGGACTGCTCCGACGCTATGTCAACCACCCGGCCGTTTGGTGCCACAAGATTGGCAACATGTCTTATGAGAATGGTGCGCTACTGGAGCCTCTGAGTGTGGCCTTGGCTGGCATGCAGAGGGCCAAGATCCAACTTGGTGATCCCGTCCTGATCTGTGGAGCTGGCCCTATTGGACTGGTATCCATGCTTTGCTGCGCGGCCGCCGGTGCTTGCCCGCTCGTCATCACAGACATTTCTGAGAGCCGCTTGGCGTTTGCAAAGGAAGTCTGCCCTCGCGTGACGACGCACAAAATTGAGATAGGGAAGTCGGCCGAAGAGACTGCCAAGGGCATTGTCGAAGCCTTTGGCGGTATTGAGCCAGCCGTCACCATGGAATGCACCGGCGTCGAGAGTAGCATTGCGGCCGCCATCTATGCCAGCAAATTCGGAGGCAAAGTCTTCATCATTGGCGTCGGCAAGAATGAGATCAACATTCCCTTCATGCGGGCGAGTGTACGGGAAGTCGATATCCAGCTGCAGTATCGATACAGCAACACCTGGCCGCGAGCCATCCGCCTGATCGAGAGCGGCGTCCTTGATTTGTCCAAGTTTGTCACACATCGTTTCACATTGGAAGATGCCGTCAAGGCGTTTGAGACGTCGGCAAATCCCAAGAGCGGCGCCATCAAGGTTATGATCCAGAGCCTGGACTGA
- a CDS encoding uncharacterized protein (BUSCO:EOG092D4HT4), giving the protein MSSSLARPMLRSPALRQLAFRRSESTAANKASETAKDAAAKAKEYQAKATQGLSRVAGAAGPAIAGAARGLTSALGKVGGRTGKLINFVEKQTPQAVYYGKVALETGKIVFHAQKMSPPSVATFQSFYQSLWKSVQSGAIFKSPQNLLQQVRSLTPSQLVAGGVIFAECLGFFTVGEMIGRFKLIGYRGETASHH; this is encoded by the exons ATGTCTTCGTCACTTGCTCGTCCCATGCTCCGCTCGCCGGCTCTGCGCCAGCTTGCTTTCCGCCGTAGCGAGAGCACCGCCGCCAACAAGGCCTCTGAGACCGCCAAGGACGCtgccgccaaggccaaggagtaCCAGGCAAAGGCTACGCAGGGCCTGTCGCGCGtcgccggcgctgctggacCTGCCATTGCCGGCGCTGCTCGTGGCCTCACCAGCGCACTCGGCAAGGTCGGTGGACGAACCGGCAAGCTGATCAACTTCGTTGAGA AGCAAACCCCTCAGGCCGTTTACTACGGCAAGGTCGCCCTTGAGACCGGCAAGATCGTCTTCCACGCCCAGAAGATGAGCCCTCC TTCCGTTGCAACCTTCCAGTCCTTCTACCAGTCTCTGTGGAAGTCCGTCCAGAGcggcgccatcttcaagtCTCCTCAGAACCTCCTCCAACAGGTCCGTAGCCTGACGCCCAGCCAGCTCGTTGCCGGCGGTGTCATCTTCGCCGAGTGCCTTGGATTCTTCACCGTTGGTGAGATGATTGGCCGATTCAAGCTCATTGGCTACCGAGGAGAGACTGCCTCCCACCACTAA
- the LAE1 gene encoding Secondary metabolism regulator lae1 (EggNog:ENOG41~TransMembrane:1 (o286-304i)), with product MSSRNAPSGCVAPSPATAAPPSPTNLRLTVGQPVSESANEPGSEPEERLLQDGYWEYGRFYGNWKKGKYNFPIDKEELSRLDILHKYFIVETEDRVTSVPLDKEGRPKIMDLGTGTGIWAFHLVEGYIPNAQIMAVDLNQIQPALIPPGVTTKQFDIEEPSWEPLLRDCDLIHLRLLYGSIKDDLWADTYRKIFEHLAPGGYVEHLEIDWTPQWDGDDRPTHSAIREWSQQFHRAMHRYRRSVKVSSEDTKRMVEAAGFTDFKETTVRCYVNPWSTDRHQREAARWFNLALGLGLEAMSLMPMIDMLHMKKEDVVDLCKRVKAETCVLRYHAYFTLHTWTAKKPASPPQ from the exons CGAAACGCTCCAAGCGGGTGCGTTGCACCCTCCccagccactgctgctcCGCCTTCGCCCACGAATCTGCGACTAACTGTTGGGCAACCGGTCAGCGAGTCGGCCAACGAACCAGGCAGTGAACCAGAGGAGCGACTTCTCCAGGACGGATATTGGGAGTACGGACGGTTTTATGGTAActggaagaaaggaaagtaCAATTTTCCAATTGATAAG GAGGAGCTCAGTAGGCTGGATATTCTCCACAAGTACTTTATCGTAGAAACAGAAGATCGCGTTACTTCCGTTCCTTTAGATAAAGAAGGACGACCGAAAATCATGGATCTCGGAACGGGCACAGGTATTTGGGCATTCCATCTTGTGGAAGG TTACATTCCGAATGCCCAAATCATGGCTGTTGATCTCAACCAGATTCAGCCAGCCCT CATCCCTCCAGGTGTAACTACAAAGCAATTTGATATTGAGGAGCCTTCATGGGAACCACTCCTCCGCGACTGCGACTTGATCCATCTTCGGCTGCTCTATGGAAGTATCAAAGACGATCTGTGGGCCGATACTTACCGCAAAATTTTCGA GCACTTGGCCCCTGGAGGCTACGTTGAGCATTTGGAGATAGACTGGACACCGCAATGGGATGGCGACGACCGTCCCACACACTCAGCTATTCGTGAGTGGTCTCAGCAATTTCACCGCGCTATGCATCGATACCGCCGCAGTGTCAAAGTATCGTCCGAAGATACCAAGCGCATGGTAGAAGCAGCTGGCTTCACTGATTTTAAAGAAACTACGGTCCGGTGCTATGTGAATCCGTGGTCTACCGATCGCCACCAGCGAGAGGCTGCTCGGTGGTTCAATCTGGCCTTGGGCCTAGGCCTCGAGGCTATGAGCTTGATGCCCATGATTGACATGCTGCATatgaagaaagaggatgTTGTAGACCTCTGTAAACGGGTTAAAGCCGAAACTTGCGTTCTGCGCTACCACGCCTACTTTACTCT ACACACCTGGACGGCCAAGAAACCCGCCAGCCCGCCCCAGTAA